The genomic window AGATACCAAGCAAAAGCTCAGCACTTTGGCATCAGCTGTGGTGACGCCTGCTAGTGTCACGCCTCTCTTGGGGGCACCACCGAGGTTCTTCCCTTCCTTCCCTTGCTTGCGCTCCAGGTGAAAACCCATGTCCGCTTAGTTGGACTCTATGACGCTGGCACATTGTGTCGTTACCCTCTCAAGGGAGCCATCGACCTCTTCGCCGTTCCAGTTTGGGATGATGATCCAAGGCAGACCGAGGTCGGGTAGTGTTTCAACACAAGCGAGTCTCTAACTTTTAGCCAATAAAGTGTCACTAAAataattcaaaatgttaaaaagtGACTTTCTTGGAATGCCAATGAAATGACTGGACAGATTTGAATAAAAATTGCCAAATATCAGACACCTAGCTCTTTTTCGAGTTTTGCAAAAAATACCTTGAAAACATCTTTGTTCTTCAAAAAAACACTGATGGAGCCCATCAAATATATGTGAAAATACATGGAAATTCAGATAAAGGAATCTAAAACACTAGGGAGATGCATAGCCGCACATGCTGAGGTGGAGCCACCTGATAGGTGAACCTACAGTATCACATAGTGGAGTTGTTAAAAATCAATCTGCTGCTAGATGATGTGTCCTAGAAAGGCTCTAGGAAGACCAAAAAACAATTCTAATATCCCGTGTATGTATCCTTCGTATGTGGTTGCTTTAAGATTCGTGCTACTTTTTTACTACAGTTTTTAGATGTATTTTTTATTTCAAATCATTACATTGTGTTTTTTCTTCTCGTTTCAAGGTGTACCTGAACGTTCATTGTGTGTCTTCGTGTATCAGCAAACCTGATCCAAAACAAGTGCATTTTTCTATTGGTTCATAATGAGACATGATGatacatgttgaaacaagagaAAAACAACCTAACCAGACATTTTGaaatgagatactccctccgttccaaaataaatgactcaactttgtgctaagtttcccgcaaaaaaaaactttGTGCTAAGTTAgcacaaagttgagtcatctattttgaaacggagggagtatattttaacAACAAACAAAAAATAGCACAAATCTCAAAGCAATCGTGGATCCATGCATGGAACATCCTTGCATGGTAGAATAACCACTCTCATAGGAAGACCTAGTAGACCAGCAAGTAAACGATCACACACGTATGGACGACTATGGAGCTGGTGACTCTCAGTCTGAGGAATAACTTTTACTCCTCATTTTCTGCTGGATTGATAGCTATCGATGAACATCAACATTATCGTAGCGATCTGAGTACTAATCTTTGAAAGAATGTCTATGTGGCTATGTCCTATACCTCCATGTGCAAAAATAACATATCTGACTCTTTGTGGAATTGTTGTAAAATTACTTTGGAAACATTTCATTTAGAAGATAAAAAAACGTTGATGGGACACATTAGATAGATTCCTAAATGCATGGATAATGAGATAAAAGGAATCCGAAATACTCCACCACATAGCCACATATACTGAGCTCGAGCCACCTGATTGCTAAATCCAATTCATCCACGTAGCAGAGCCGTTGGAAAATGACTTTGCCGCTAAGCGACGTGTCCTAAAAGCATCTTCAACAAACGCACTTAATAAGCCACGCGCTGAAAAAAAAAAGCCTATTTGACGCGCGAGAGACAAAACACAGCGCTCCAGCAGAAACTGTAAATAGAGCTCGTACAAAAATGAAGTTGTAACTTTAACATACACGGGCTGTGGGGTTACAAATTTGGGATACCGGCTTGTGCGTGTGGGCTGCTGGATGTGGGGCCGTTGGGTTGGACGCCATGTTTTTGTGCGTCTGATAATACAAAAAACATTATTTTAGCACTGCAAAACTTTTTTAGCGTGCCGCGCTACCacgcgtctgttggagatgctctaaaagtgacgtgagagggTCTAGAAGGTCAGTGAGTAAAACGATCAAGCACGCATGGAGCTACTAATTCTTGGGCTGGAAGAATAACTTTTACTAATTTTCTGCTTAGGCGATTATCTATCAGAAAATAACCTATATATTTGTTACTGAATCTTTAAAAGGATATCTATGTCCCATATATACCAGCATGCAAatatgtgaagagcttgggcaCTGGAGTTGATCTCTGGGCGGCACATCCGGTGACAATCCCGGCTCTATGCTTCACCTGCACCGGAGCTCTCGGGGTTGCATGCACAGCACAGGTGATGCTACCCGCTCTACATCTGCTGCCTGTTCCGATGCCACTGCCGCCGGAGCAGGCCGTAGTGGACGCCGACGGTTCTTGCCTCGCGAAGCTCCACAGCCTCTTGAACATGCCCGGAGACTTGGACTCGTCGCGCCACCATCCTTGACTTTGACCCCGGAATATCAATCACCAGCACCGCTGCGCTGCCGTTGCAAGGGCGGAGCTGCCTCTCCATCGGAGGTCACGGTCACCGCGCGGAGCGTGGCCTGGTCTGAAATCCCGAGCATCAGCAGTTCAGCACACTCGCCGGCAGGTTCCCGGCGTAATTCGCCGGCTCCTGCAGTGTGGGAGGGAGACTCGTCGGCCTAAGCGCGTCGGGAATCTTGCCGATGACTGTGACCCGGCAGAGCGGGCAGGTGGAGCGGGACGCCAGCCACACGCTGATGCACCCGGCGTGGAACCCGTGGCCGCAGCAGGGCAGGAACCTCGCCTGCTCCCCGTCCTGGAGCCCGGCCAGGCACACCGCGCACTCCACCACCCCGACGTGGTCCGCCGTGCGGTACACCGTGACCGGCAGCGAGCCCAGCAGCTCCGGGCCGACGCCCCTCGGCGCGGGCACCTCGGCGGCGCCGGTGCTGAAGTAGTAGTAGCGGAGGAAGCTGAGCGGGAAGACGACGAAGATGAGGAACAGCACGAGGATGGCCGCCGCGATGAGTATGCCGTGGAACGGGTCCATGACATGCGTGTGGCTCGGTGAGTGAAGATCGATGCGGTCCGTTCCATCCCCAGGTCACTCGTATATGTATGCATGCGGATGCGGACGCGGAGGGAGGGACATGGATGGATGGAAGAGGGGAGAAAGAAGCTGGAACCGACGCGCGCATGACGACGGGTCAACAGTCCGAGTGGAGCAACCCGTATGCGTGACGACGGGTCAACAGTCCATGCAACAGGGAGCTCGCGTGCGAATTCGCAGGTTTTTATCAAACGTCGCCCTCTCCTCGCTTGTCCAAGTTTTCAAGCTGCAACTGGCCTATGATTCAGTCTTCCCCGCTCCCGTGTTGCAAAACTTGCAAAAGCGGAATGGGCCGGCCGGTAAAAAGAAGGGCGGCGGGCAGGGCCTAGGACGGGGAAGGTACCAAGCAAAAGCTCAGCACTTCGGCATCAGCAGCGGTTATGCCTGCTAGTGTCGCGCCTCTCCTGGGGCACCGTCGCGGTTCTTCCCTTCCTCCCCTTGCTTGTGCTCCAGGTGAAAACCCATGTCCGCTTAGTTGGACTCTGCGGTGATGACGCATTGTATCATTACCCTCTCAAGGGAGCCATCGACCTCTTCGCCGTTCCCGTTTGGGAGGATGATCCAAGCTCACCTCTCCAACAAAGGCAGACCGAGGTCGGGTAGTGTTTCAGCGACAAGCGAGTCTCTAACTTTGTATTCCAATAAAGTGTCACTAAAATAATTCAAAAGGTTAAAAAGTGACTTTCTTGGAATGCCAATGAAATGACTGAACAGATTTGAATAAAAACGCCAAATATCAGACACCTGGCTCTTTTCCGAGTTTTGCAAAAAATACCTGGAAAACATCTTTGTTCTTCAAAAAAACACTGATGGAGCCcatcaaatatatttgaaaataCATGAAAATTCAGATAAAGGAATCTAAAATACTAGAGAGATGCATAGCCGCACATGCTGAGGTGGAGCCACCTGATAGGTGAACCTACTGTCTCACATAGCGGAGTTTTTTTTAAGGGTACGCAAattgcgtaccttagctttatagaaggagaGAAATAGAGCCATACAACCACATCTACCTCTCGCTGTGAACAACGAGCGTAGCACAACTCCACACCCGACACAAACAAGGACAACCACACACGACTACACACTACGACATACAAGAGCCTACCCAAAACCGAAAGCCTCGCCGTGTCTCACCCGACGCTGGTGATCACCGAAGAACAGCAACTCCAGCTTCCTTGGTAGAGCCAGCGACGACCGTACATAGCGCCAGAGAAGAACGGTCCAGGCAGGGGTGCACGCCGGAGGAGCGCAACCTAGGGCCTCTTATCTCCTAGCACGAAGCTCCCAACAGATAAATAACGTCAGAAGACGCCGTCATCGTGTCGATCCTACGAATCAAGGCTTTCGCCCCGGAGATGGTTGCTGATACAAGGCAATGTGGAAAATGGCGCTACACTCGGCGACGCCTCCAGGAAGGGGAATAACACCCACGGGTGCCATCGACGCCGGTCCAACCAAGGCCGAATAGAATTTTCATCCGTAGCATTGCACATTTCCACGCCTCCAAGATTCCGGCCAGCCCCGAAAGATGTCTCTCACCGCCAACACCGCGACCACTTGCAGCCGGAGCCACACATCACTGCCGAGGAAGCACACCTCAAGCCACCACCTTCAGCACACTAGGAACCACAGCAACCACCAATCGATGCAGGGACCAGATCCGTCGCGATGGCCTTCACCCACACCTAGGGACTGCCACACAGATGGATCTGACACGCACCATCAACCACACTTCGACGCCAACTTTACCGAGGCATCACCGCCGGCACCTCACACGTAGGTGGTCGGGCGCCCGCTGCTCGCCAAGGCCCTACCTAGTCGAGCCTCgcggcgccgccgcctccatggctGCGCATGCGCTGCCGCCTCCGACGAAATCAGCGCACCACCCACATCCACTTCCCACTGCAACCCTCGTGCAGATCCAGGGGAGCCCCGTCGAGCATCCCGTCGTGAACCAGCCTCCGGCAGCACCCGACCGGGAGCCATCCGACGCGCCAGATCTGACCTGACATGGCCGAAGAACAGCAGCCACTCCACACCTCCAGCAAGGGCCAGGACCGTCCGTGACGGCCGTCACCTACTCCAAGGGACGGCCTTGCAAGGACCCCAGCACCAAGGGCCCAGATCGGACCCGAAACGCCCAAATCTGACCAGCCCCACTGTGGACAGCATTACGCCGGCACCACTAGGAGAGCTCCGCCGCTCACCACACGGCCCACAGGTGGTCGGCCGCTTGCTGCTCGCCAGGAGCACCCGCCTAGCCGAGCCATCGAAGCGCCGCCACCAACCCGGCATGTAGCTCGCGCCGCCACCTCTAGCACGTTGTCGAGCCCGTCCGCCACCAGCACATGGCTGCCCTTCTCCGCCAGGTCCGCCGCTCCTCCGCGCCTCCTCCCGTGTGCCGGCGACGCCGCGCCACTGCCCACACCGCCACCCACACCGCCCATGGGACAACCCGCCTCCGCGCGAAGGGGAACCGTCGAGGCGCGCCGTCCTCTCCCGCTGGCGtggccgccaccgccggcaccggcggcggcggcggccgggggaGGGAGGGGGAAAACGGCTGCTCGCTCGATCTAGGGTTGGGGCCTCCGGAGTCGCTCGCGCGAGCGACCCGGGAGGCAGTGTGTACACATAGCGGAGTTGTTAAAAATAAATTTGCTGCTAGATGATGTGTCCTGGAAAGGCTCTAGGAAGACCAGGAAAACAATTATAACCACTCTCATAGGAAGACCTAGTAGAGCAGCAAGTAAACGATCACACACGTATGGACGACTATGGAGCTGGTGACTCTCAGTCTGAGGAATAACTTTTACTCCTTATTTCTTTTACTCCTTATTTTCTGCTGGATTGATAGCTGTCGAAGAACATCAACATCATCGTAGCTATCTGAGTACTCCCTCTgcagtgatctaaacactcttacatTAGTTAATAGAGGGAGTACTAATCATCTTTTAAAAGAATGTCTATGTGGCTACGTCCTATACCTCCATGTGTAAATATGTACAGTACTACATAGCTTAGGCATTGGATCGAGCTGATCTCTGGCCGGTGGCAATTCCTGGCGATGGCGGCTCAACGCTACGGGGTTGCGCAGGCGATGCCAATGCCCCGCTCTACGTCTGCCGTTGCGCTGCCGCCGGCGCAGGGCGTGGTGGACCCCGACGGCCCTTGCCTCCCGAAGCTCCACAGCCTCTTCACCGACCTCAGCCCGGCCACGCCGGGAGACTTGGACGCGTCGCGCGGGGTCGTCGCTGCCACCATCCTTGGCTCCGGAACGTCGATCACCAGCACTCCGTCAGTGGCCACGGTCACCGCGCCCAGCGTGGCCTGGTCTGAGACCCCGAGCAGCACACTCGCCGGCAGCGGCAGGCTCGCTGCGTAGTTGGCCGGCTCCGACGGTACGTGAGGGAGACTCGTCGACGTCGAAGCCTCGGGCCTGCCGGCGACAGTGACCCGGCAGAGCGGGCAGGTGGTGTGGGCCGCCAGCCACCTGTCGACGCACCCGGCGTGGAACCCGTGGCCGCACCCGGGCAGGAACCTCGCCTCCTCCCCGTCCTCGAGCCCGGCCAGGCACACCGCGCAGTCCACCAATCCGACGTCGCCCGCGGCGCGGTATTACCGTGACCGGCAGCGACCGCAGCAGCTCCGGGTCGACGCCCCTGGCAGGCGGACCCGCCGTCCGGGCGCTCCGCACACGCGCCCGACGACGACGACCGCTGAGCGCGACGCCGGTGCTGAAGTAGCGATGGTGGAGGAAGATGAGCGCGAGGGCGAACGTCATGCACAGCAGGAAGATGACCGCCGAGGCGAGCACGCCGGCAGCCGACACGGCGGGCGCGGCCCAGCGCGACGCCGACGAGTCCATGGCGGGGCGGCCCTGTGGTCGGTGTCCAGGTCTCGGTCGTTGATTAATAGTTCCGCGTTGCCTGATGAGTGAACATGAGCATCTATGTATGCACGCGGAGGGAGTTTTGGTGTGAAGAGGTCAACGATTCATTGCAACCCGCACCGGCACAAACATGAAGATAAACGGCTTCGATTTGTTTTGCAGTATGAAGGAGACACAAAGGGAGAGAAAACAGGTAACACATGACTGGCAAGGGCTCCCCAATTATTTACTCTTCCTAATAAAAAAAATACAAATCATGATTTACATCTGCAATCGCTCTAACCGCTCCATCCAGCTACATTTCTCACTAGCCCTATACTAAGACAACCAGAGAACTACACTAACCACATTAGCTTCACCCCAGCTACCATCGGTGTCAGGCAACATCGAATCTACTCCATGCCCCAGATTagattttactccctccgttccaaaatagatgactcaactttgtactaactttatactcAGAGGGAGTAGATGTTACGTGATTCCTAATTTGTCGAAGGCGCCTTCTGCTCATTGCTCTTCCCCAGCCCCGCGCTTTCCTTATGTTTGCTGCCGTCCTCTTTCTTTTCGTTGATGGAATGTAATGCGGCGCGTAGTCGCCTCGGGGATCTCGTCCGCCGGTCGAACCCTCTTATGCACACATATCCTGCAAGAGATCACAGCACGCAGTATGAAATACGATCACATGAGAAAAGGCGCCACATATCGCATCGCAGCTTAATTTGTGGGTAGCGGGGGATTCA from Triticum aestivum cultivar Chinese Spring chromosome 3B, IWGSC CS RefSeq v2.1, whole genome shotgun sequence includes these protein-coding regions:
- the LOC123068279 gene encoding E3 ubiquitin-protein ligase EL5, which codes for MDPFHGILIAAAILVLFLIFVVFPLSFLRYYYFSTGAAEVPAPRGVGPELLGSLPVTVYRTADHVGVVECAVCLAGLQDGEQARFLPCCGHGFHAGCISVWLASRSTCPLCRVTVIGKIPDALRPTSLPPTLQEPANYAGNLPASVLNC